In Janthinobacterium sp. B9-8, the genomic stretch GAAACCGTTGTGATCCTGACGCCATACATGCGATGTGAGCAGGTAATTGAGCGATGGCAACGGTTTACGCCAATTGATCGTGCGAGTTGTTTTCAGCCATTTTGCGTGCTGATTAAACATCGAATCAATCACATGGATAAACGCTTCGTAGCAGCTAAAGAAGCCGTGACGACCAGTCAGGTTGTATGCTTCCAGCCAGCCTTGGCAGGTGTGCTCAGACAAGATTTCCATGACGCGACCATCTTGGGCCAAGTAATCATTGTTTTTATCGGCTTCAAGGTAATCAGCAAACCAAGTTTTGCCTGATACATCGAACACATCGTTCCAGCGGTTGGATGCAGTTTCGTCTGGCCCAAAGATACGGAAGTTCTTTTGCTCTTCGTTCTCTACCATCACATCGCGCAGGAATTTACCCATTACACGAGTGGCTTCGGCGTTCACTGTACCTGGCTTGTCAAAAGTAACCGCATATTTACGGAAATCTGGCATACGCAGATCTTTAGACTCTTGACCATGCACGACTGGATTAGAGCCCATGCGCAACGCGCCTTCCGGTGCTAATTCGGCCAGCTCTGCCTTGAAGGAGCCATCGGTATTGAACAGCTCTTCAGGACGATAGCTCTTCATCCAGTTTTCTAAGTTATGGACGTTTTCTTCATCAATATCAGAGAACGGCACTTGATGGCTACGCCAGTAATCTTCAACTTTCTTACCCTTAATTTCTTTCGGGCCAGTCCAGCCCTTAGGCGTACGCATCACAATCATTGGGTAGCGTGGGCGAACGATAGGCTGGCCCGCATCCATTTCTGCCTGCGCCTTAGCACGAATCGCATCCAGCTCGGCCATACACAGATCCATGGTCGCAGCCATTTTTTGGTGGATCTCGGTAAACGATTCATTCTTTTCATTAAATGTTTCGGTTTTCAGCTCAACAAAGTGCGGCTTATAGCCGTAACCTTCAAATAGCTTGGTAATTTCTTCGTGGCTAATACGGGACAGCAGTGTTGGATTGGCAATCTTGTAGCCATTCAAATGCAAGATAGGCAGTACAAAGCCGTCATTCACTGGGTGCAGGTATTTATTCGAGTGCCAAGATGCTGCCAGCGGGCCAGTTTCAGCTTCACCATCACCCACAACGGCAATCACCGTTTGAGTTGGATTATCAAACGCAGCACCAAAAGCATGTGAAAGCGAATAACCCAACTCGCCGCCTTCGTGCATCGAGCCCGGAGTTTCCGGTGCTACGTGTGAAGGAATACCGCGTGGGAAGGAGAATTGCTTAAACAGGCGTTGCATACCGGCAGTGGTGCGGTCGATATGTGGATAAAATTCTTCGTAGCTGCCTTCCAGATAAGTATTTGCCACCAAACCCGGACCGCCGTGGCCAGGACCAGTGATATAAATCATTGGGCTTTTACGTTGTTTAATAATGCGATTGGCGTGAACATAAATAAAATTCAGACCGGGCGTTGTGCCCCAGTGGCCCAGCAAACGTGGCTTGATATGAGCAAACTTCAGTTGCTCGGTAAGAAGCGGATTATCTAACAAATAAATTTGGCCAACTGAAAGATAGTTAGCCGCACGCCAGTAAGCGTGCATTTTGTCGATTTGTGCAAGAGATAGCTGTTGAGTCACGGAACACCTCGTTGAGAGTTGCTAATCAGTAAATCGTTAAGAATTTCATCTGTTGAAATCCACTGTACATGATTACTATTTAAGGCTGTATGACAAAAATCAAACCTGTTAAAAGTCGAACACAATAAGTTTTTCACCTTAGTACCGACGATCAAAAGTACTGCTTTGTTCCTGATGCTTTCCAAAACAACAAAAAATACCATAGGACAAATATGGTATTTCGTTCATACCCCGCATTTTAAGAAATTAACCCGCATAAATAAGATACATTATATTTTATTAACAAGCATTTTATTTATAATAAATATTGCCTTGTTTTTTAAAAACCTACGCATTTAATAAATTAAATATAATTATATTAATTTCAATTTAAATACTACACAGGCAATAATTTAGCAGGAATAAGTATCTATCTAAGCAGCGCTATGCCTTACTTGCTCTTTGTTTATTGTTCCGGTAACTTGCCAATGTTACGTAAGTCTAAAGTAAAAAAATCCGTAAATCATGCCCACACTTGTAGCCAAGCTATGCTTCAAACTACTCATTTATTTAGCTGTAGCACTAACAAGTGCTGACAAGATGGCGCGCGGCACTCCCCTTACACCCCCATTTTTCTTAAATTAATGTATTGGAGCAATCTATGAGCTTGCCTATGGCAAAAGAGCAGGAAAAAGTTCGTTTGGTTTTACAAAAGCAAAATGTACCGCCAAGCTTTAAAATCAATATGAAACTGTTTGCTGATGTAAGTGGCTCATTTAAAGATGAATTCACCAAGAAATTAGCCAATGACAGCTATATTGTTGATCCGTTTTTTACTGCTGCGCTCGCAATTGCAGGCGTCATTGATCCAGACCGCAATATTCAGATTATTGGCTTTTCTGATCGCGCGCTCGATACGGGCGACTATTCGGTTGATGGAGCCGAAGGGATACGCACTGAATTCTTACAGCGCGCCAAGCCTATTTTATGGGGCTCTACCGATTATGCTAAGGCGTTAGAAGCTTTACTTAAAAGCGAAGCCATGGAGAAATCACTAGGTGGCATGCTCAAAGGCTTATTTGGCTTTGGCAAGAAAAAAACCGTAGAGAAAAAAGAAGCATTTTTAGTTTTATTTGTTTCCGATGGCGAAGATATGGGTTCGGCTCAGAATTTTATTTCTCAATTAAAAGAGCTGGCTGAGATTGGTACTTTTGTCGCATTAATTGGTGCAAACTCAGATAAAAATGTAAAGTTTAATTTGATGCAAAAAGCTGCTAAAGAAGTAGAAGGCTGCACATTTCATCGCTTAACTGAATTAGCCAGCCTTTCAACAGACCAACTTTATGACCGTATTTTTGATACTGAATTTAAGCGCTGGTTTGAGCAATTACCCGCTGAATATAAAGTGTAATAATGGCTGAATTAAGCGGCAGCCAAGTCTACCGTTTTAAGATTTGATTCAACATTAAACCTATGTAAGGATAAAAAATGCTCCCCATGACTAAAGGCGGCAGCTTGCCGCTCACAAAAAACAGTGAACCATTACAAGAAGTCCGCCTTGAGCTGTCTTGGTCTCCTCCCAAAAACAGCAGCAAAGGCAGCTATGATCTGGACGCCAGCGCCTTCCCCCTCAATAGCAACGGTGGTGGCCCAATGGGAACCATCACCGAAGTAAGCCATATCTGCTATTGGGGCCAGCAAAAAACGCCGTCTATGGAGCACCTAGCTGGAGATGATCGTACGGGTGACGGCGATGAGCCTGATGAAATCATCTTGGTCCGCTTTAATGCCCTGCCAAGTCAGTGCGATTTAATCGCCATTGTTGGCACCATCGATAAAGCAATCGAGCGTGGACAAAGCTTTGCCGAAGTTGCCGATGCAACGATGCAAATCTTTAATAATAAAACCAATGAGCTATTAGCCTCAGCTAAGCTTGCAGCGCTAGACGCTGGCTCTACGGGCTGCTTATTTGCAAGTATCCGCAAGAAAAATCAGATTTGGACAGTAGAAAACGTAAGCCAAGGCTATCCGGGCAAAGAATTGCCTGATTTCTTCCAGCTATTTGGCTATCAAGGCTAATTATGTCTGGGTATCGCGATTTATTTGGCGCTCCTTCAGCCCCAATGCGCGACCTGTTTGGGGAGCAGCAGGTTGCTCCCCCGGCAGCCCCCGTTGCCGAAGCATTGACCGATCTATTTGCCGGACAAACAAGCGCCACTGTGCCTGCTAAGGCAGATTTAAACCCAGCACCCGCTGCACCAACAACAATTGCCAGCACTGAAGGCGTTAATCTGCGTTATGCAGAATTAACTCAAGCCAGCGAGCAGTTAATGCACCGCGTAATCGACCTCACCCAATCCGTTAAAAGCCGTGAAAATCTATTAAATACGATATTTACTGAAGCCAAACGCCAAGCAGATGATTTACAAGCCACAATCAATCCCAAACGCAGCATATTGTTTAGAAAAACAACGATAGATAAGGCGCAAGCACATGCCTTAATCGATCAGTTGCAGTTATTTATGCGGCAAGAATTAAAACCAGATCTATTTTTACAAAATGATATCGACGAATTACTGCGCCAAACCGATTATCTAGATCGTCTGGCCCATGTTTTAAAAACGGATGCGCTGCTCGTACTGGCTCCGCAAGATCAGCTACTTAATCGCATCCTGACGCAAGCACAAATTCTGGCCCTGCAAGCCGCATCCACACGGCAGCTCACAGCCCAACTGGGCGAGCAACTCCATGATATTGAAAACTGGCGCACCCACTTTCTATCTCTATTAGTCGTCAATATTCAGCAAAAACTCTGAGGATCACCATGTCGCAATATAAGGACTTATTTGGCAGCCCAACACCGGGCCCAAGCCCTCAAACTAGCGAAGTAAACCAAACCGTAAACACAGTGTTAAATGTTATTCAGCCATCAGAAGTGGCAGCCCCTGCAGCTGTAGATCCCGCAGCGACCTCAGCCCCAGTTGCTGATCCCGCCTTAGTGGCACAAATTCGCCAACTAGGCAGCGAGCAGCTCGAGGAAATCGGCAACAGGCAAACTCAGCAATTGGTTAATTTATCCGATCAGCTGTTAGCTAAAACACGGGCCAGTGATACCGGCGATTTTGGCCGCGGCATGAATGATGTGCTTAAGCTAATGACTACCGTGCACTACGATCAGCTCGGCGAGCCCAGCGGCTTAAACGGGCTGGTTAATCGCCTGAAACGCACTTTAAAAGTGGCAAAAGTGGATGTTGTACAGGCGTTTGATAGCGCAAAAGGGCAAATCGACAAAATTTGCAACGATATGCGCAATCGCCTACGCGTCATGGAAACCGATAACCAATGGCTAAGCAACGCTTACGAAGCCAATCTAGCCGATATGCGCGCGCTAGAGCAAATCCTGCCCGCCATCGGCGTTGTACTTGCCGAAGAGCAGCAAAAGCTGGCAGCACTTGATCCTAACGACCCGATGCAAATTGCCGGGCAACGGCAACGGGTAGATCGCTTAACACGCAGGGCAGAAACAATCGAGCTACAAATCCATCAGGCCAAATTACGCGCATTTCAAATCAAGGGCTTAGAAGACGCAAATCGCGGGATTACTGATGATTTTCGCTCTTTGCTGGAAAACGCGATTCCTGCTTGGGGAACGGATATCAGTATGGGTTTGCTCAGCCTGCGACAAAAAGCCAATTTAGAAATTAGTAACCGCGTTAAAGATCAGATTCAATCTTCAATGAAGCGGGCAGCAGATCAAATTCACGACAATGTAATTGGCGCTGAAACGGCACTACAAAGACAGGCTGTAGATGTAAATACGCTGCAACATGTGCAGGATAAAACCATTAATATGATCAGGCAAAAACTGCAATTGGCCGAGCAACGCAGCCAGCAGCGAGCCAAAACAACCCAAGAACTTATGCGGATGGATGCTGAATTAAAACAAACTTTGAAAATCTGATTCAAAGCACATTTAACCCGATGTTCACTACTTTAGTTTTGTATGAGTAAAAAGCCCCGCTGTTTTTGCAGCGGGGCTTTTTATTTTAAAACGAATGACTAAAGAAAATTAAAGTCATTACTACAAATAGCGGCAAAAGAATCGCGCAAGACCAAGCCATATAACCAAAGAAGCTTGGCATCTTAATACCACGATCTTCAGCAACCGCCTTCACCATAAAATTAGGTGCATTACCGATATAGCTTAATGCGCCCATAAACACCGAGCCTGCCGAAATAGCCAGCAAGGTAGAAGCCATAGGGCCCATCATTTGCACGGCATCGCCATGAGCCAGATTAAAGAACACCAGATAAGTTGGCGCATTATCCAGGAAGGCAGAGAGTAAACCTGTCATCCAGAAATACATATAATCAATCGGCCCGCCGCTGGCATTGCTTACGGTATTGACCAGAGGCGCTAAATGCCCTGCCTCACCCGCCCGCAAGATAGCGATCGCTGGGGCCATGACAATAAAAATACCGGCAAATAATTTAGCCACTTCTAGAATAGGGCCCCAGTTAAAGTCATTCCCAGCCCGAACTGGCTTGGGTGTGAACTTTAAAGAAAGCAGTGCTAAAGCCAGCAAAATTAAATCGCGCATTAAATCCTGAATCGCGAGCTCAGTACCCGCAATATTCCAGCTAATTCCTGGCTTCCACACCCCCGACATCACCACCGAAGCTACTACCGCAACAATCAAAAAGAAATTGAATTTGCCATGAATTTTAATCGGCTTATCTTTAGTTTTATCAATTTCTAGCACGCCTTCTTTTTTGAAGTAATAGCTATCAATAAAATAAAACACCGTCAGCAATACAGCAGCGGCAAAAGCCACTAAAGGCAGCATATGGCTAAAGGTCCAGAAAAAATCCACGCCCTTTAAAAAGCCCAGAAACAAAGGAGGATCACCTAGAGGGGTTAAACCACCACCAATATTCGCCACCAGAAAAATAAAGAACACCACCACGTGCACATTATGTTTGCGGTTGTCATTGGCTTTAATCAGCGGGCGAATCAAGAGCATTGCCGCACCCGTCGTTCCCATAATCGATGCCAATACCGTACCTAAAGCTAAAAGAGCAGTATTAAGCTTGGGAGAACCGTGCAAGTTTCCCCACACTAAAATCCCACCCGAAATGGTGTAGAGGGCAAATAAAATCAAGATAAAGGGAATATATTCAGCAATCATCGCATGCGCAATCACGCCCAGCGATGTAGGTAAGCCAAACACCATGGTAAACGGCAGTAAAAGACATGCCACCCAGAAAGCGGTGACCTTGCCAAAATGGCTGTGCCAAAAATGCGGTGCAAACAGCGGAAACAGCGCAATCGAGAGCAAAATACCCACAAAAGGTAACGCCCAAAGCAAGCTTAAACTGGCACCATCAAAATCTGCCGCCAGCGCAACGCCAGGCAGCAGACTTAAAGCAAGAAGTAAGTTTTTTTTCATCATGACTTTTGGATAAATTCGATTTTGTAACCATCCGGATCCTCAACAAAAGCAATAATCGTAGTGCCATGCTTCATTGGACCCGGCTCGCGAACCACCTTACCGCCTTTTTGGCGTACCTCGTTACAACAGGCAAAAATATCGTCTATTTCAATGGCGATATGCCCATACGCATTGCCAAGATCATATTGTGCGGTATCCCAATTATGAGTGAGCTCCAGCACCGTACCGTTGGCTTCATCTTCATAACCTAAAAATGCCAAAGTAAAGCGCCCCTCAGGAAAATCCTTGCTGCGCAATAAACGCATGCCTAGCACTTCGGTATAAAACTGAATAGATAGTTCCAAATTGCCCACACGGAGCATGGTATGCAACAAGCGCATGACGATTGTCCAATTCAAGAAAACTCGAGTTTACCGTGTTTCTATTGCCTATTAAGGCCACGGCATAAATTCACGTTTTTTTTCCAGCGCTACTTTAAGCAAAGCTAATCAATCTAGCTATTTACTCCACAAAAAAAATCATACTAATCAGTAAGTAAGCTATTAACCCATAAGTTTAAAGCTAATTTATACGGCCTAAAGGTTGACACAAAATCTCAATACATTACAATGCGTCCTCTCTGAAGTGCGAGCGGGTCGTTAGCTCAGTTGGTAGAGCAGTGGACTTTTAATCCATTTGTCGCAGGTTCGAATCCCGCACGACCCACCACTCACACACAGATAAAGTATTTTAGGGCTGTTAGCTCAGCTGGTAGAGCAGCGGACTCTTAATCCGTAGGTCGACAGTTCGAATCTGTCACAGCCCACCAAAAAATTAGCCCAATCAGAAACGATTGGGTTTTTTATTGCCTGCCGTTTTACCCCCATTCATTGATCACAGTTGAGCCCGCCTTAAGCTGCACAGCCGCACTTATCAATGAATTAAGCGCTGCCTGCACCTCACTAGCCTCGGCACTTCCGCTGACACACTTCAAACACCAGCTATAAACCAGTCCACCTATAGAAAATGACCTAAACTTGGGGGCGGGACGAAATATTGCATTCAATATCCCTGCAAAGTTTACGAAGGACAAAAGTAATCCGTGCAAGGATGCTGACGCTCTGCCGCAGCTGCCACACATCACCCCGGAGCAAGGGTAAGCAACAGCAAGCCTTTTATGCTCACCAAGGTATTTATTTTTCAAAATCATTTGACAAACTCAATATATCAGCTATAATCCGCATCTCTTTAGAGCGGGTCGTTAGCTCAGTTGGTAGAGCAGCGGACTTTTAATCCGTTTGTCGCAGGTTCGAATCCCGCACGACCCACCAAGTATAAGTATGCAAAAAGCCCAATCTTCGGATTGGGCTTTTTGTTTTTCAGCAAGCCATCTGCATCCCTGCCACATTCCCCTCCCAATCACTTTATTATTTCTCTTTTATTCACTGTAGTTTTTTACAAATTCAGCGGGTTTAAGTTAGTATTTAATGTAATCCAAAGGCTACATTTTAATCTTATTAAACCAATAAGTGCTTATGCAAAACTTCGCCAGCTGCGTCGACGTGCCTTGCTGTAAAACTTTTGTATATGCACTAGATATTGATTTTTAAGTATCAAGCCTAAGCTCATCGCATCAGTAGCATAAGGATATTTGAATGCTTGGCCTGCTAGGAACCCTTAGTACCATTTTATTGGTATTCCTGGTGGTGGCGATTATTTTAATTCGCCGCTTGCTAAGGGATAGTCAGCGCTATCAGGCACTACTCGACAGTATTCCTGATTTAGCTTGGGTTAAAGACAAACAAAGCCGCTTTGTGATTGTTAATCAGGCCTTTCGCAATATATGGGGTATTGCAGACCCAAAATGGCTAATAGGCAAGGATGATTACGTCCTTTCCCCGCCTAATTTAGCAGCCAGTTATCAGGTAGATGATCAACGTGTCATGAACAGCGCAACAACAATGCGCTCTGAGAATAATTTCAAGCACATTCAGGACGGCACTCGCTGGATGGAACTAATCAAAGTTCCCGTGTATTTGCGCGGCAACGTTATTGGCACAGCGGGTATTGCCCGTGATATCAGCGAACGAAAAACCGCCGAAGAACAACTGTCTTGGCTTGCCCACCACGATCCGCTTACCCAGCTAGGAAATCGCACCTTTTTAGCCCAGCAACTCAAACAAAAAATTGAAGCTGCCGAGCCATTTTGTGTTTGGCTGATAGATTTAGACCACTTTAAGCGCATTAATGATGCCCTAGGGCACCGGGCAGGCGATCAGGCACTCACACAAGTAGCTAGTAATCTAAGCAGCTTAGGCTCAGAGGTATTTCGCTTAGGCGGTGATGAGTTTGTATTGCTTGATACGCTCAATCACGCTCACGCCATTAATCAGGCCTTAATGGGGCTTTTAAATATCCCTATCATGATTGAGGGCTTGAAATTTGAGCAGACATTTACTGCAGGACAAGTGGATTTTCCCAACGATGGCACTTCGGCAGAGCAATTATTAAAACACGCCGATGTGGCACTCTATGAAGGCAAAGCATTAGGGCGTGGACATATACGCCGCTTTGAAGCTCATATGGCTACGCAAGCCGTCAGGCAATTAGAATTAGAGCGGGATTTACGCAGCGCATTAATCAATCAGCAATTCAGGCTTGCCTATCAGCCACAAATCGCTCTCGCTACTCAAAAACTAATCGGCTTTGAGGCCCTATTGCGCTGGCATCACCCAGAACGAGGAGAAATTCGCCCCTGCGACTTTATTCCCTTTGCAGAACAAACCGGCATTATCTGTGCAATTGGTGAATGGGCTTTAGATCAAGCGATTGCCGAGCTTAGCCATTGGCATCAATCAGGCCTGCCCTTAGTTCCGGTATCGGTGAATGTCTCTGCACTACAATTAGAAATCCCCAGTTTTGCCCATTCCGTGATTGAGCGATTAAACCTTTTGCCAGACCATTTACGCAGCAATATTGCGCTAGAGCTAACAGAATCAACCCTTATGCAAAATCAGGCATTAGAAAGTATTCAAGCCTTAAGCACAGCAGGCATTCCTTTATATATGGATGATTTTGGAACGGGTTATTCTAATTTATCGATCATCTCTCAATTAGGCCTGTCTAAATTAAAATTTGATCGCAGTTTAATTCAAAACGTACCCAATAATAATGCACATCAGAAGGTATGCAGTGCCCTGCTCGATTTAGCCGGAGCTTTAGAATTAGAAGTCATTGCTGAAGGAGTAGAAACGCCAGAAGAAGCACAATGGTTACTTGAGCAAGGCGTTTTATATGCACAGGGTTATTGGTTCTGCCATCCGCTTGAAAGCGCACAAGTACTTCACTACCTGAAAGAGCACCAGCCCTAATCGCCGAATAAGCTTTTAAGCGCTCCCTATTTAACTCTTTTTTAAAAGCAATGCTTGCGCCAGTCTATAACGGCTTATCCCTTGATTGGAGCATCATGATGCGCACCCTCTATTTTGCTCTTTTACTTAGCTCCACAAGCCTTGCTGCTGAACTTATGCCCCAGATAGGCCAATGGGAAATCACCAGCGAAATGCCTCCCGAGCAAAAAGCAGCGATGAGCAAAATGACGCCGGAAATGCTCAAGCAAATGCAGCAAGGCAATATGCGCTTCGATACCAAAGCAGGAACAATGATTATGTCGACTTGCTTATCCAAAGATAAGCTGGGCACTTGGCAGCAGATGGGGCAAAAACCACCGCAGCATTGTGATGCCCCCAAAATAAACTATAGCGGCAATACCGTAACCATGGATATGCAATGCCGCCAGCCACAAGCATCAACGATGCATAGCGTGATTCAATTTAGCGCAGCAAGAGACAGCTATCAATACCAGCACCAGATTCAGGCACAAGGAAAAACAATGGTCTTAAAAGGAAGCGCAAAGCGGCTGGGGAATTGCAAATAAGGCGGCAAAAAACAGGGGGGGCAATTTGCCTGCCCTGTTTTTACAATTAGCTCTGAATACGGAATGTACGCAGGAAAGGCGTATTGGTTTGCGGCCCAAACCAGCGATTAAAGATCAGCTCTGCTTCACCGCTTTTTTCAGTTTCTAGCAGTGTTTCATTAATCAGATTAAGCAGGCGCTTTTCATTGAGCTTCACGGCTACAGAAAGAATTTCGGTTGCATTGGCAAAGCTGGACAATTCATACTGTGCTTTTGTTGTCATGGTATTTAAAGCACCCGCCAAGGTAGGCTCATCATCCATCACCGCATCCACGCCACCTTGCTCTAACGATCTGACCGCATCAGATATATCAGCAAAGGCCGTGATATTTGCCTTAGGGTAAAGCTTTCTGGACAGGTCTTCACCTGTCGTGCCACGTGATACGGCAATCCGCGATTTAGCCAGCGATTCTGCAGTAGGATACTTCCCTTTTTTGCTCAATGCTTTTTGCGAAGCAACGAAATATCCAATACTGCAGGCCACTTCACGTTCACGCTCCGGCGTTTTAGTAAAAGCCGCCACAATCACATCAACCTTGCCTGTTTTTACGCTGGGAATTCGCTCTGCCGGATCGACATCCTGTACAACCAGCTTCACTCCCAGTTTTTTAGCAATAGCCGCTGCAAAATCAACGTCATAACCTGAAACAGTACGGTTTTTATTTCTTTGCCCAAACGGAGGTACATCTGCGGAAACACCGACAATCACCGTGCCTCGCGCTTTAATCGTATCTAGCAAATCAGCATGCGCCACCATGCTGCAAACACTAAGTAAACCAGCCAAAAGTAATCGTTGCATAACAAGCTCCGGGCAATCGCACAAAAACCTGCACTTCATTGCCGTATCAGATTAGAGATAGCTAATCTTAAAGCGCTTTCGCCACGACCGTCATACTGCGGTAATCGCCAACTGTATAATTTATCCAGCTGTGCCTGCGCTCAGAAACGCCGCAATATATAGTTTCACTTACTGGCTGGCTTAGTTACTTACAATAGAGCAACGAAAACACTCAGTATAAAAAATTATATTTATACTGAGTGTTGTTAAATCAACCGCGAATCTTGAATGTACGTGGGAATGGTGTTGCAGTTTGCGGGCCAAACCATTGATTAAAGATGCGCTCGGCTTCACCGCTGTTTTCCATCTCAACCAGCGTTTCATTAATCAGGCTCATCAAGCGCTTTTCACCCAGCTTAGTGGCAATTGCAAAAATCTCAGTTGAGTTTGCATAGCTAGATAATTCAAATTGAGTTTTATTTGACATCTTGCTTAAAGAACGCGCCAGAGAAGGCTCGTCATCCACCACAGCATCAATCTTTCCATCTTCCAGGAAACGCACTGCTTCAGGGATATCATCAAAAGCAATCACAGTGGCCTTAGGGTATTGCTTACGCACCAGATCTGATCCGGTAGTACCGCGTGCCACACCAACATTAGCTTTGGCTAAAGATTCTGGCGTAGGAAACTTACCCTTTTTTGACAGTACTTTTTGGGCGGCAACAAAATAGCCAATGCTGCAGCTCACTTCACGCTCACGCTCTGCTGTTTTAGTGAAGGTTGCAACCAGCACATCCACTTTGCTGGATTTCACGGCAGAAATACGCTCGCTAGGATCTAGATCCTGAACCACGAGCTTCACGCCTAGCTTTTTGGCAATCGCACCAGCGAAATCAACATCGTAACCAGAAACTGTTTGATTTTTATTTCTTTGGCCAAAAGGAGGGATATCAGCGCGCACGCCAACAACCAAAGCACCGCGCGCTTTAATCACATCCAGTAAATCGGCATGTGCCATCAGGCTACTACAAGCAAACAATGTGGCAAGTAAGAATTTATTCATTATATGAATCCTAATTTTGGGCAGTGTCAGACACAAAGCAGCAAATGCTTTGTACTAGTACATCAGTGTTTGCTTATTCTATGTGTTTGGAATATTTCCACAATTGGGGATAAGTCGCAAGTGTAGATACTTATACCCACTAAAGCCTTACTCACTACCCTGCTTAAAACTCATATAAGCAGCTATTCTCCTGCACCAGGATGCTTTTTATTTCAGGCACTCAATATCATCAAATGTATATTGAGTGCCCTCCACAAACTAAGCCCGAATAAACCCGCGTATCTGGCTTAGCAGCTCTTCTTCCTGATAAGGCTTACCTAGGAAAGCATTAACGCCCAGCTCGAATGCGTAATTCTTATGTTTATCCGCAGTACGCGAAGTAATCATAATGATAGGAATCTGACGTGTACCCTCGTTGGCACGCACATTGCGAGTCAACTCAAAACCATCCATACGCGGCATTTCAATATCCACCAGCATCACATCGGGTGTTACATCAGAAAGCTGTTGCAAAGCATCCACACCGTCTTTCGCTGTAAGCACCTGAAAGCCTTCACGAGCCAGCAAGCGCCCCGTGATTTTGCGCACAGTCAGGGAATCATCCACCACCATCACCAAAGGTGTGGTTTTGAGCGTTTCCGGGGCAGCAGATTCAGCAGTAATACTCCGTGTTTCACCATGTGCCAGCAGCAAAAGTGGATTCATAATCATCACCACATCGCCGTTACCCAGCACGGTAGCGCCTGTCACTCCTGGAATCCGCGCTAGCTGTGGCCCAATGGTCTTCACTACCACCTCTTGGTTACGCAACAGCTCATCCACATGCAAGGCCATACGCCCGGTACCGCTACGCAGCAACAATATAGTGTTATAGCGTTTTTGTTCTGGCACCGATTGCGCATCGCCCAACAACCTCGGGAAATACGCAAATGGATAGCGGTGATCCATCCACTCCTGGAAACGGCTCTCGTAAATCCGCTCCAATACGCCCAGCTTAATTTCCTGCACCTGCTCGATCATTCCCGAAG encodes the following:
- a CDS encoding putative bifunctional diguanylate cyclase/phosphodiesterase, whose protein sequence is MLGLLGTLSTILLVFLVVAIILIRRLLRDSQRYQALLDSIPDLAWVKDKQSRFVIVNQAFRNIWGIADPKWLIGKDDYVLSPPNLAASYQVDDQRVMNSATTMRSENNFKHIQDGTRWMELIKVPVYLRGNVIGTAGIARDISERKTAEEQLSWLAHHDPLTQLGNRTFLAQQLKQKIEAAEPFCVWLIDLDHFKRINDALGHRAGDQALTQVASNLSSLGSEVFRLGGDEFVLLDTLNHAHAINQALMGLLNIPIMIEGLKFEQTFTAGQVDFPNDGTSAEQLLKHADVALYEGKALGRGHIRRFEAHMATQAVRQLELERDLRSALINQQFRLAYQPQIALATQKLIGFEALLRWHHPERGEIRPCDFIPFAEQTGIICAIGEWALDQAIAELSHWHQSGLPLVPVSVNVSALQLEIPSFAHSVIERLNLLPDHLRSNIALELTESTLMQNQALESIQALSTAGIPLYMDDFGTGYSNLSIISQLGLSKLKFDRSLIQNVPNNNAHQKVCSALLDLAGALELEVIAEGVETPEEAQWLLEQGVLYAQGYWFCHPLESAQVLHYLKEHQP
- the gloA gene encoding lactoylglutathione lyase, coding for MRLLHTMLRVGNLELSIQFYTEVLGMRLLRSKDFPEGRFTLAFLGYEDEANGTVLELTHNWDTAQYDLGNAYGHIAIEIDDIFACCNEVRQKGGKVVREPGPMKHGTTIIAFVEDPDGYKIEFIQKS
- a CDS encoding transporter substrate-binding domain-containing protein, with protein sequence MNKFLLATLFACSSLMAHADLLDVIKARGALVVGVRADIPPFGQRNKNQTVSGYDVDFAGAIAKKLGVKLVVQDLDPSERISAVKSSKVDVLVATFTKTAEREREVSCSIGYFVAAQKVLSKKGKFPTPESLAKANVGVARGTTGSDLVRKQYPKATVIAFDDIPEAVRFLEDGKIDAVVDDEPSLARSLSKMSNKTQFELSSYANSTEIFAIATKLGEKRLMSLINETLVEMENSGEAERIFNQWFGPQTATPFPRTFKIRG
- a CDS encoding sodium:proton antiporter; the protein is MMKKNLLLALSLLPGVALAADFDGASLSLLWALPFVGILLSIALFPLFAPHFWHSHFGKVTAFWVACLLLPFTMVFGLPTSLGVIAHAMIAEYIPFILILFALYTISGGILVWGNLHGSPKLNTALLALGTVLASIMGTTGAAMLLIRPLIKANDNRKHNVHVVVFFIFLVANIGGGLTPLGDPPLFLGFLKGVDFFWTFSHMLPLVAFAAAVLLTVFYFIDSYYFKKEGVLEIDKTKDKPIKIHGKFNFFLIVAVVASVVMSGVWKPGISWNIAGTELAIQDLMRDLILLALALLSLKFTPKPVRAGNDFNWGPILEVAKLFAGIFIVMAPAIAILRAGEAGHLAPLVNTVSNASGGPIDYMYFWMTGLLSAFLDNAPTYLVFFNLAHGDAVQMMGPMASTLLAISAGSVFMGALSYIGNAPNFMVKAVAEDRGIKMPSFFGYMAWSCAILLPLFVVMTLIFFSHSF
- a CDS encoding transporter substrate-binding domain-containing protein, with protein sequence MQRLLLAGLLSVCSMVAHADLLDTIKARGTVIVGVSADVPPFGQRNKNRTVSGYDVDFAAAIAKKLGVKLVVQDVDPAERIPSVKTGKVDVIVAAFTKTPEREREVACSIGYFVASQKALSKKGKYPTAESLAKSRIAVSRGTTGEDLSRKLYPKANITAFADISDAVRSLEQGGVDAVMDDEPTLAGALNTMTTKAQYELSSFANATEILSVAVKLNEKRLLNLINETLLETEKSGEAELIFNRWFGPQTNTPFLRTFRIQS
- a CDS encoding DUF3617 domain-containing protein, which translates into the protein MMRTLYFALLLSSTSLAAELMPQIGQWEITSEMPPEQKAAMSKMTPEMLKQMQQGNMRFDTKAGTMIMSTCLSKDKLGTWQQMGQKPPQHCDAPKINYSGNTVTMDMQCRQPQASTMHSVIQFSAARDSYQYQHQIQAQGKTMVLKGSAKRLGNCK